The sequence below is a genomic window from Pseudorca crassidens isolate mPseCra1 chromosome 7, mPseCra1.hap1, whole genome shotgun sequence.
GCATTACTTCCTGTAGGAGACTTCTCTGACACTGCTCCCCCTACTCCCAGTCTAGGTCAAGTTGATTCAACATTGATtcctgttggtggggatgtaaactgatacagccactgtggagaacagtgtggaggttccttaaaaaactaaaaatagaactaccatatgacccaggaattccactactgggcatataccctgagaaaaccataattcaaaataagtcatgtaccacaatgttcattgcagcactattcacaatagccgggagatggaagaaacctaaatgtccattgacagatgaatggataaagaagatgtggcacatatatacagtggaatattattcagccataaaaaggaacaaaattgagttatttatagtgaggcggatggaccttgagtctgtcatacatagtgaagtaagtcagaaagagaaaagcaaataccatatgctaacacatatatatatggaatctagaaaaattgtactgatgaacctagtggcagggcaggaataaagacacagatgtagagattggacttgaggatgggggtggaaggggaggctgggacgaAGAGAGAGAATAGCATTAACgtatatacacttccaaatgtaaaatatagctagtgggaagctgctgcatagcacagggagatcagctcgatgctttgtgaccacctagcggggtgggatagggaggatgggagggaggggatattgggatatatgtatacatatagctgattcactttgttatacagcagaaactaacacaacagtatgaagcaattatattccaataaagatgtaaaaaaaaaacaacaaaaaccttgaTTCCTACAATGATTGTTTTTAATACTTATAgaatgttatttctttatttcagacTACTCATCTTAGACTCTAATTATACATTCATTTGTGTAATTATTTGATACTGTCTGTCTTCACGGGAATGTTTAAGAACCATGAGAACTAGCATCAAATCAAGTTGTGGCTCGTCATTGCATCCTTAGACTCTACCTTAGTGCCTGTATGTATGTCATGGATACACAATAAATATACGTTGAatcaataaataacttaaaacatGTTAAACTAATAGTGCCACAGTGACTTTCCTCCAATACTGAacagctgtcttttttttttttttttttttttttttttttgccgtgccacacggcttgtgggatctcagttacCCGatcaaggattgaacctgggcatggtggtgaaagcccggaatcctaaccactagtccaccagggaactccccctaaACAGCTGTCTTAGGATGATAGTTCATTTACTGTATAGTTGTGAAGAGTATATAGCTTGTAAGATAATCTTTTGAAAggatttgaatattttaaaatatcttttaaaaaattgttatgaaAGCAATATAACAACTGTAATTGGAAAGTAGATTATCCACTAATCAAACAATAATTTTCATTCtttagttttagatttttttcaataaaaggaATTCCTATTAGTCCTTGTTTAAGTGTCATAGAGCTATTCACGCAAAGTGAATGTCAGCTGTTAGGTTTTAAATACAATTTGCTGTAATGCTAGTTACTCCATAATATTTTTAGTGACACAGAAATGTGTGGGAGTTAAATGTTTCTATAAATGAATATGGAAATGAGAATGTATATGATTGTGAATGGAGATAGAGTTATAGTTCTAAGTGGAACTTTTGGAGTGTGCTGCTTTATTCTAAGGtaaatttattaggaaaaagtTTAGTTATAAAGGAATATTAAGTAATTCCTACTGTAcatgagataatatattttaacactCTCATGCTTTTAAGAATGTAAAAGTTACATGTAACTTTaagatacatgtaaaataatgtaaaagtaaaatgttgAATTATGGTGAGAGAcagtttgtgtttaaaaaaacaattcatgTAGTGATtagaataaaagttaaattttatatattgttgccTTAGAGTAAGTTTGTATTACAAACTCTGAAGGTGGGAGAATCTTGCTCTAGAAAATTACACTTAACTACTTCACATAACCAAATTGACTACCTAGTTTTTTGCCTTATGTTTCAAATGTGGaataagctattattattacctaaCTGCTATCTgttgacttttatatatttctataatacAGTAAATGTTTTGTACAAAACTGACATGTAAATTAGTACTAGATTATTTTTGAACGCTCAAGAGGGAAGCATAGGCTTCAGGGCATAAGACAAGCTCAGAAAGTAAAAGCCTAATAGACCTGACCATACCCTTTCCCTGTAAAATAGTTTTTGTGGCTCTCAGCTGCCTACATGTAGATGTTAAGTTCTTGAATGTTATGCAGGAGATAACCTTGCCTGGTTAGACTGTGGAATAGGAGTTGAGAGGGGAAGATATTTTAGAGACATCAAGGATATAAAATTGATTGGACTAGGTGATTGGTTGGATGGGGGTAGGAAGAAGGAGGTATTATAAGGATAAAACTCAGGCTTCTGGGTGGGAGCGTGGGGCATTAAGTGAGATACAGAGAGAGGCATTATCCTTTACCAGGGAAGGAAGGCTATGAGCTACCCCTGTCTAATGACCGCTTATTTAACTATTTTAACAAGTTCTTTAATGTCTAAGGGGATTTTGTGCATGGAGAAAAATCCTTATCACTGCTCATAATTAATGCTCAGTTTTTAAACCTACTTATAAACTAAgctccaaaataaaatgttttaagcaTTTAGAATTGATTACAAGCTTATTTAGTTAAATTCTCTTTAATAACAGTTTAAATTACAATTAATTTGACTTCTATAATACTTCACTTTATATAGTGATGGCAAAACTTACtatacttagggcttccctggtggcacagtggttgagagtccgcctgccgatgcaggggatgggggttcgtgccctggtccgggaggatcccacgtgccgtggagtggctgggcccgtgggccatggccgctgagcctgtgcgtccggagcctgtgctccgcagtgggagaggccgcaacagtgggaGGCCAGCGTCCCCccgaaaaacacaaacaaacttactatacttaaaattaaacctattttaaaatactaacccATGggtttaattaattcatttactctCTCTGtagtactttgttttttttaatcttccttgGATTATAATAATCTTCCCAGATTCTTATTTCTGTACTTTCCCaggattttagtaatttttttatacCTTCCTAGGGTTATGGTTGTCTTACCactaccaaaacaaaacaaaatttcagaTTAGTCAAGGTTTAGGGTTTGTTGATGGATTTAATTCTTAGGTAAATCATAAGATTTGCTTATGCctttaaagatgatttaaaagtTGCATTGGTGTGCACTTGGTCACTTCTGTAACTAAACTTGCCAAgttaaggagattttttttttttttaactcatgcCTTTTCTCatagatttttagtttcttgcAACCTGGGGTTACTCCCTGaatgaaatattcttcttcttctttttttttttttaaatgtgattagCATTTTATAACCCATTGTTCTGTTGTCATTATGAATTGCCCTTTCCTGGTAGCATTCCTGCCAGGAATTATGGATGTTTCATCTCCCAGGAAATCAGGGATCAGGTCTGTACCATTAGCTCTCTTTAGGATATTCCGCTAATCATCCAGTTAGAGCTCAGGGTTTCTCCTTGGTCATTGTGTGTGACCATGGGTGCTCATCTACCACTGCGTTTCCTTtcaaatggtgtgtgtgtgtgtgtgaggaccTGTTCTGATCTGACCCTCCTGTTCTTGGTATATAACTTGCTTTTTCTGGGACTGTTTGGCTTATCCACAGTTCCCTATATCTACCCCTTCCTCCTGTAActaaacaaaaaagtaaacagcTATGCCTTATAAACAGACATAAACTTAATAGGAGAAACAAAACATCTAAATGTTAACACTAACCTAATTATTAGCATAATGActattattttacctttctttacaatctttttatatactttaactttttttttttttttttttggccgcaccacacgggttgtgagatcttagttccccgaccagggattgaatccggccccttggcagtgaaagcgcagagtcctaaccactggactcccagggaattccctaactttcttttttgtatctttttatgaATTCATGGTTTATCATGGATTCAGTTTGTTCCAtttagttataattattattctctttttaatgTTCCAGTTGTTGCCTGGCCAACCTCAAGCTGGGAAGCATTCTTCACTTTACAGAGAACTCACTTCTGCATTCCTCTAAATAACACATTACAGTATACTTATCCTTCCATAATTATCGTACCTTAATTTGTATTACATTACTTTTAGGGAAGTTTCTAttatataaaatcaataatacCCAAATTCTGTACTTCCCATCTGATCCATATAATACTGACTGATTTATTTGGGTAACAGGCTCACCATGAGTAGTAAAATAGATTGAGAATAACATAGCTCTCCTTAGTGGGCAAAGATCATGGACAAAGAAACTAgtgtattaatattaatttagagCCTATAGTTACTAATTTTCACACTTAATTTCCATGGTAACAGGGAGTTCACTGTAGCTACCTGTGCTCCGATTGTCAaacatgaaatttttttaaaggaggctgTTACTGATCAAGCCAAGAAAGAcgtgatttgtttttaaagttagtGAATCATGAAATTATTGTTTCTGTAGGTAGAAAATGGTGAAATATAGGCAATTTAATAAGTGTGACTTACCAGTGTGCTACATTACTTTCGACGATGTCATATTTTTGTGAAGTGGGTTTTTGGCAATTGCTTTGATAAAAAACAAGTACTGTGTGGAACAGGGAATGAGGATGGTAGTGTCTGAACTGATTCCCAGGTTTGCAAAGTTATACAGTGCCCAGGTACACACACTGCATTagtggttattttaaaatgaaataaaatatttttctttcaatttatgggtattatttttttaaaaaactacaagatgTTAGGACATCATACTTATTAGGTTGTTTGGACTTGACATTCTATATTACTTTGGTAATGGTGTTTCTTTAACAGTATTTCGACAAAGTTTCAATTATTTTTACACATGGCACCCTTTACCATAGCATTAGCGCTCACAGGCATAAGTATCGTACATTCTTGGGAGTTCTGTATTAAATCCTTCCTTAGGTAGAAGACTTCTCCTGAGGCAGTCCTGTCTATGAGGTTGGGTGGAGCCTGTAATGACATGTGGCATGTAAAGGCCTTATAGAGTTTCTTCCCTGGAAGATTAAGTAAGAGGTCGGCAGGAAGGAAGATTAGAATTAGGATTAGAATAGATGAAggatcacctggaaggcttgCAAAATCATCTCCTCAGAAGTACCAGAATATGTTAGTGTGAATTATCTGTTCCAGAAAGGAGTCTGCTATTACTAGAATTTGACGACAGGTTGATGGCATAAGCATGAGggggcagagaaggaaaatggagatgataaattCCTAAAATGGCTGTGGCAGGGACAGGTTTGCCCATTTCTGGCCTGGCCTGAGTCAGTTTACTGTTGCTAGATTTAAGGGCAGGTTTAGGGGAAAGTGCCGCAAGCCTCAGCTGCTTCTGGTTCAGCCCGATCTCAGTGTGGATCTCAGTGAATGCTCCTGTTCTTGTACGTCCTGCGCTGTCCCTGACCTAACTCCTCTCCCCAGGAGAGGAGGAAATATGCATCCTACCACCCAATTCCCCTTTATGATCAATATACAGTGCTTATAATCCCTCATGTGAGTACCCTTAGGAGTGCTTACTTCTGCTCTGCTTGAAagctccctccttccccattcattctttcttctagCGCAGTGATGCTAACCCAGTGGTTCTAGTCCCCTGGCCTTTTTTTGCCTCTGTAGTTTTTTTCCTAATCCTTTAacctttccatttgttttcttctaaattagGGATCAGAAACTTAAATGCCTACAACTATAAACAAATCTGATAAGGACTGTAACAAGCTGGAGAGTGCCCAGCTAAAAGGGACAACTGTTCCTTTGTTCTACATAGTTGTTGCCATGGAGGCATCCAGACCCCTGTGCCAGACCTTGAGATGTTTCAAGAGAAGCAAGTAATCTGAGAATTTTGTATACAGTGTTTACATGTTGGCAtttaattcagattttaaaaacatagttGGATGCTGCTCCTGGGCCAGGACTTAGAACCTCTGCTCTAGATCTTACGTTAAAATTGAAGCTCAAAGTTGATAAGGGACCTATCTGTTTGTACCCTGTCAGTTATGCTCCATTTCTCTCTCAGAATTGCTTTCTAGTCAGTTGCAATTCTCTGACTTGTTCCTTGAAAGACTGTGTGTCTCTGAATGAAAGCATTTCATTACATCTCTGAATGAAAGCAGTTGAGAAAAATACTGTTGTGACCTGAGTGTATCTAATGCTTTCCCCTCATGAAAGAGGCATTCACAGAGAGGCCTAAAACTGAGAACTAAGAAAATCTTCACTCTCAGAGATTCAGCAGGATAGAGATTGGTCCCTGTAGCATTTGGGGCTGCAGAGATTTTGTTATAAAACAAATGCAGTTACCCATACTTTGATGATTAAAATTCTTTAGAACTAAGTCTTAAAAAAGTCCTCAGGCAGTATTATCCTTTGCATTTATCTGCGTATTATCCTATTAAAGTTGCTGGAAAATAGGCAGTAGGGAGATAGTAACCATCTAGGGAAACTGCTTACTAGTGGGTTCGTTATCATGTTAGAGAACAGAATTTTGCTTTCTGGGTTTCTAGGTGGCCTAGGTTTATAAAACAGctctaaaacattttatttctctttctcgtCCCCaacactctctctttttttaggttttcaaaacaaaaatagagttgcAATCTTGGCAGAGctggacaaagaaaaaagaaaattactaatGCAGAACCAATCTTCAACAAATCATCCTGGAGCTAGGTATTGAAGCATAATGTGGTTTTTATATTCAGTGATATAAAAAATATCTTGGACAATATAACTGAAATTGGTTGGCAATGGTTTGTTTCTTTAACATTGGAATTTAACATGTTTTATTTCCTAGTTAGACTTGAAAAGTTAGATTATTTAATTgcttagattttaaatattttaattctaatcAGACTTAAAATTTCCCTACAGCCtactttcaaaaaaagaaaagagttttgtATAGTTGTTTTGTTACTGAAATTATTGTTAATGTCCCACTTTTTAAGCATTATGCAAAATAGGTAAAGTTGCGGTAGCTTAATGATCTTTATTGTATTCCGTTTCTGCCATCTTAAATCTCTTCCCTGACATCTGTTATCCCATTCAGCCACCACCCTAAccttcccctctcttttttttatctgtttctgttattttatttgcttgttaGATTGATTTCTAGTaaaagtataatatataatatagtataaaatattcttctgtttcttcaggGGACTGTTCCTGGTGAATTCAGGTATACAGGAAAGGACTCTCGTGAAAGCTAGagctaatttatatttttaggtgTGCAGAGTCAGCCAGACCTCTTAAAGGAGTTGTCTGTACATACTCATCTCTGCTTTCTCACTTATTTACTCCCCAACCCACTACAATCTGACTTCCGCGCCTCCCCACCTCCAACCCAAAGAACAGGTTTGAGCCTAGGTCGCTTGCAACCTCCTTGTGGCTAAATCTGGTGGACCAAAGTCCTTTTCTTGTTAGACTTCCTAGCATTATTTGACACCACTGAttgcaccctttttttttttttttaattgaaatggagttgtgttagcttcaggtgtactaCACAGTGATTTGACATGagcatacattgtgaaatgatcgcCACAGCGCCTAGGAACTATTTTCTCCACACAAAATTAATACGGTATCATGAAtcatattccttgtgctgtatattacattcctgtgacttctttattttctcactgaaggtttgtgcctcttaatccccttcacctattttgcccacccccaacctgctcccctctggtaaccacctgtttgttctatCTATGAGTCTATGaggctgttttcttttctttattggttgatatatattttaaaatattttattggagtatagttgatttacgatgttgtgttagtttcaggtgtatatgaatctgttttcattttgttttgtgtgttttgttttttagattccatatataagtgagatcatacggtatttgttgtcatcaatggcaagatttctttctttttttaatggctgagtggtattccattgtatacaacGCCCTCCTTAAAATACTCTCTTTCCTTGGCTTCCATTCATCCACTGTTATACTATCTTGGTTTCTTTTGCAGACATTTCTCcactgcctctctctcttttttaaaaaattaattaatttttggctgtgttgggtctttgttgcgatgcgtgggcttctcattgaggtagcttctcgttgcggagcacgggctctaggcgcacaggcttcagtagttgtggcacagaggctcaggagttgtggctcgcgggctctagagtgcaggctcagtagttgtggcacacgggcttagttgctctgcagtatgtggggtcttcctggaccagggcttgaacctgtgtcccctgcattggcacgcatcttcttaaccactgcgccaccaaggaagtcccacttCCTGTCTCTTGAATGTTGATATTCCTCAGAGTTCTGTTCTAGATCCAGTCTCCCAGTCTACGTCTTTTCACTGGACAGTTGCATTCACTTTCACAGCCTGTAATTTATGTGCTGATAACTTTTATACATTTGCATCTCCAGCCTCGTCCTCTGTCTCAAGCACCAGACTGCCTCCTGGACATCTGCACTTTGATGTCTTCCAGGCATTTCAAACTGAGTATGTCCCACACTGAACtcatcttccctccctctctaccTACTTGATATTGTTGGCTTGCTTGTCTCCATGAGTGGTATAGATCTACTAGTAATCAGAGTCAGAAATATGAACTTTAATTGTTTATTATTCCCTTTTACTTCCATCTCTAAACATTTGTCATTCtcttatgtttatattttgaaatgtgtctcagacttgtccatttttctttattgcaaCTGATGCTGCCCTGGTCCTGGCCACTCTCATTTTTTGCCTCAGTTACTACCTCCTGAATTTCCCACAGTCTTAAGTTCTCTCGAGTACATTTATCAGTTGTGTCAGTTAGGATGTTTTAATCTGGAAAtaacagaaaaccaaaaagtTGGCCTAAACGTTAGGATATAGGTTAACCAGAAGCGTGAAGATAAGGTGATTCCAGAATGGCTCACTATCGCTtctcggccttttggctaagatcaagtgcaGAATGGCTCACTGCAGCGGCACACCAGTGTCAGCACTGATCgagcttcctttcttctctcctttctgccCTTCTCCGTGGGTCAGCACCTCCTTACTGGTCAAAATATGACTGCAGTAGCCTAGGCATCACTGTACACCGAGCCCCCACAGAGGCAAAAGCCAGAAAGGTTCCTCTCCTGTGTCCATTTTGTAAGAGTGAGGAAAACGTTCTCAAAGCCTTCAAGCAGACTACCCGTGAAGTCTAGCTGCCCAGAATTGTGAACCTTTCTCTTGCCTAAACAGGAAACCAGCAAGGGAAATGGTATTGTCTTATACCAATCAAAGTTCACCCCCTGGGGGATAACCTGGCCCACCATGAAGCATGGGACCAACGATAATTGAACTAAGCATGGGTTCCATTagtgaggaagaagggagagCAACAATTGTTGGGGAGATGACCAGCACTGTCTGTCACAGTGGCGGTCTTTCTGAACTGTAGTGTGGTAATTCTGATCAAGTCACTCTTCTGCTTATAACACTCTTTGGGAGTCTCCCTTCACTGTTAGGATAAGGTcttcatttcttaatttatttcacAAGGCTCTACATATCCCGGCACCTGCCTTCCTCCCTAGCCTCATTTTTTGCCAACCCATTTCTCCCCTCCCGAGCCCTGACCTTCAGTCCTACCTTTGCATGTTCTACCTTCTGCTTGAAACATTCAACTCTTTAGTTTTCTTCATAAATGTAACTTTATGATAGACCAGAGTACCTCAAATCTGTTTGAAAGCAGAGGACCATAAATCATCAATTAAAAGGAGATAATCTGAAGCCCTAGTAAATAATATAGGCTTTCTTCATATAAATTAATGTAGACagtgggagaaggaaaaaagacttaTTCAGGAAGTTCTTTTTTGTAATCCCTATTTAGAATatctaaagaaaaatgtgattCAGAAGTAAGGGAGTCTCTAAACAGTCAAGTAACTAAGATTCCCGTTTTAGCATCGCGCTCTCGAGACCCGCTCTTAACAAGGACTTCCGGGACCACGCTGAGCAGCAGCATATTGCAGCCCAGCAGAAGGCggctttgcaggtgaggaaagtgTGGCTGACATTCTTGTCTCATTGGAGATTTCCTGGGGCTTGGAAACCGGCACTattcttattttgtatttcagtGGAGCAATATCAATAAAAACGTTCCACATGTAATTGCAGTTGTTTGCTGACATTCAGGCATGCCCAGAGGATTTGAAGGACCAGATACGGCAGTAATGAAAGTATCTTTCATGGTGTTGACGTGGTCATGATTGATTCTGTGCCACACCTGGCAAGGGACTGCTGCACACAGAAGAGTTTAGGGTACTTGGATGGACAGAATGATCCTGAAAAGCTGAACTGGCTACTTTAATAGCACATATCTAGTTTTTCAGATTTGTCGTGTGCCGTTACGT
It includes:
- the INIP gene encoding SOSS complex subunit C isoform X1, producing the protein MAANPSGQGFQNKNRVAILAELDKEKRKLLMQNQSSTNHPGASIALSRPALNKDFRDHAEQQHIAAQQKAALQHAHAHSSGYFITQDSAFGNLILPVLPRLDPE
- the INIP gene encoding SOSS complex subunit C isoform X2; amino-acid sequence: MQNQSSTNHPGASIALSRPALNKDFRDHAEQQHIAAQQKAALQHAHAHSSGYFITQDSAFGNLILPVLPRLDPE